One Xyrauchen texanus isolate HMW12.3.18 chromosome 46, RBS_HiC_50CHRs, whole genome shotgun sequence DNA segment encodes these proteins:
- the LOC127638582 gene encoding leucine-rich repeat-containing protein 61-like isoform X1: MDSKRGKENETECAKITTVLLKSSTGEFDLESILFLKLINLGIYDLGCVGECINLERLDLSGNNITNLGPLSPLRRLLVLNLSANRISNLEPLSSCESLQSLNLSGNVIPSVDNLHALKSLWKLESIRLKDNMYNYTNPVCKNSSYRTLLLEMFSNIKVLDGERVVGRGSNLYQLCKDIDDTIKAGLYKNGHLSELAECKPWVDDGFWEIKRSNNAIIDEAYKHFSDVLHECRLLNSRAVHVISQNERNLSLKGQPKQYAV; this comes from the exons ATGGACTCTAAGAGGGGAAAAGAAAATG AAACCGAATGTGCAAAGATTACCACCGTACTTCTGAAGTCCTCCACAGGGGAGTTCGATCTGGAatctattttatttcttaaactgaTTAATTTAG GAATTTATGACCTTGGATGTGTAGGAGAGTGTATAAACCTGGAGAGGCTGGACCTCTCGGGAAATAACATCACGAATCTGGGGCCTCTTTCGCCTCTACGAAGACTTCTTGTCCTTAACTTGTCAGCCAACAGAATCTCCAATTTAG AACCCCTTTCAAGCTGCGAAAGTTTACAGAGTCTAAATTTGTCAGGCAATGTGATACCGAG TGTTGATAATCTCCATGCACTCAAGTCTTTATGGAAACTGGAAAGCATTAGATTGAAGGACAACATGTATAATTATACCAATCCAG tCTGCAAGAATTCTTCATACCGCACCCTTCTTCTTGAAATGTTCTCAAACATCAAAGTGTTGGATG GTGAAAGGGTGGTGGGACGTGGAAGTAACCTATACCAACTATGCAAAGACATTGATGATACAATCAAAG CAGGCTTGTATAAAAATGGCCATCTGTCGGAGCTAGCAGAATGTAAACCTTGGGTAGATGATGGTTTTTGGGAGATAAAAAGATCAAACAACGCCATCATAGATGAAGCCTATAAACATTTTAGTG ATGTTCTTCATGAATGCAGACTGCTGAACAGTAGAGCAGTTCATGTGATCTCACAAAATGAAAGGAACCTCAGCCTCAAGGGTCAACCAAAGCAGTATGCTGTTTGA
- the LOC127638582 gene encoding leucine-rich repeat-containing protein 61-like isoform X2, which translates to MDSKRGKENETECAKITTVLLKSSTGEFDLESILFLKLINLGIYDLGCVGECINLERLDLSGNNITNLGPLSPLRRLLVLNLSANRISNLEPLSSCESLQSLNLSGNVIPSVDNLHALKSLWKLESIRLKDNMYNYTNPVCKNSSYRTLLLEMFSNIKVLDGERVVGRGSNLYQLCKDIDDTIKGLYKNGHLSELAECKPWVDDGFWEIKRSNNAIIDEAYKHFSDVLHECRLLNSRAVHVISQNERNLSLKGQPKQYAV; encoded by the exons ATGGACTCTAAGAGGGGAAAAGAAAATG AAACCGAATGTGCAAAGATTACCACCGTACTTCTGAAGTCCTCCACAGGGGAGTTCGATCTGGAatctattttatttcttaaactgaTTAATTTAG GAATTTATGACCTTGGATGTGTAGGAGAGTGTATAAACCTGGAGAGGCTGGACCTCTCGGGAAATAACATCACGAATCTGGGGCCTCTTTCGCCTCTACGAAGACTTCTTGTCCTTAACTTGTCAGCCAACAGAATCTCCAATTTAG AACCCCTTTCAAGCTGCGAAAGTTTACAGAGTCTAAATTTGTCAGGCAATGTGATACCGAG TGTTGATAATCTCCATGCACTCAAGTCTTTATGGAAACTGGAAAGCATTAGATTGAAGGACAACATGTATAATTATACCAATCCAG tCTGCAAGAATTCTTCATACCGCACCCTTCTTCTTGAAATGTTCTCAAACATCAAAGTGTTGGATG GTGAAAGGGTGGTGGGACGTGGAAGTAACCTATACCAACTATGCAAAGACATTGATGATACAATCAAAG GCTTGTATAAAAATGGCCATCTGTCGGAGCTAGCAGAATGTAAACCTTGGGTAGATGATGGTTTTTGGGAGATAAAAAGATCAAACAACGCCATCATAGATGAAGCCTATAAACATTTTAGTG ATGTTCTTCATGAATGCAGACTGCTGAACAGTAGAGCAGTTCATGTGATCTCACAAAATGAAAGGAACCTCAGCCTCAAGGGTCAACCAAAGCAGTATGCTGTTTGA